In the Gossypium raimondii isolate GPD5lz chromosome 9, ASM2569854v1, whole genome shotgun sequence genome, one interval contains:
- the LOC105799104 gene encoding late embryogenesis abundant protein D-7 isoform X1, translating into MASHEQSYKAGRAEGRAHEKGEQMKESMKEKAEAAKQKTMETAEAAKQKTRGAAETTNDKTKQTAGAARGKAEETKETSGGILQQAGEKVRNAAQGATDAVKHTFGMADADEDEHNYPATVTRKD; encoded by the exons atggcgTCTCATGAACAGAGTTACAAAGCTGGTCGAGCTGAAGGCCGAGCTcat GAAAAGGGTGAGCAAATGAAGGAGAGCATGAAGGAGAAAGCAGAAGCAGCGAAGCAAAAGACAATGGAGACAGCAGAAGCAGCGAAGCAGAAGACCAGAGGAGCCGCCGAGACAACCAACGACAAGACAAAACAGACAGCGGGAGCTGCTAGAGGGAAGGCGGAGGAAACCAAGGAGACAAGCGGGGGGATACTGCAGCAGGCGGGGGAGAAAGTGAGGAACGCGGCACAAGGTGCGACTGATGCGGTGAAACATACCTTTGGAATGGCTGATGCCGATGAGGATGAACATAATTATCCGGCTACTGTTACTAGGAAGGATTAG
- the LOC105799104 gene encoding late embryogenesis abundant protein D-7 isoform X2 encodes MASHEQSYKAGRAEGRAHGEQMKESMKEKAEAAKQKTMETAEAAKQKTRGAAETTNDKTKQTAGAARGKAEETKETSGGILQQAGEKVRNAAQGATDAVKHTFGMADADEDEHNYPATVTRKD; translated from the exons atggcgTCTCATGAACAGAGTTACAAAGCTGGTCGAGCTGAAGGCCGAGCTcat GGTGAGCAAATGAAGGAGAGCATGAAGGAGAAAGCAGAAGCAGCGAAGCAAAAGACAATGGAGACAGCAGAAGCAGCGAAGCAGAAGACCAGAGGAGCCGCCGAGACAACCAACGACAAGACAAAACAGACAGCGGGAGCTGCTAGAGGGAAGGCGGAGGAAACCAAGGAGACAAGCGGGGGGATACTGCAGCAGGCGGGGGAGAAAGTGAGGAACGCGGCACAAGGTGCGACTGATGCGGTGAAACATACCTTTGGAATGGCTGATGCCGATGAGGATGAACATAATTATCCGGCTACTGTTACTAGGAAGGATTAG